The proteins below come from a single Halomonas binhaiensis genomic window:
- a CDS encoding BCCT family transporter, whose protein sequence is MKTHISTSVATIVTVIALIAFAAMAPGPFQSLLDVIKTHVIGNFGFIFTYPAFAASIVFIVLMFTPLGRLRFGQGKPEFSTLTWLGMLFATGMGIGLVTWGVLEPRYHVEAGHSTDQALLYAFNHWGLLAWAGYLAIGVIFAHCMYNLKIDKPAEALLGGGWLSKLNLVSLVVSTVIGLSLTFTYAAEPLQQSLQQFFGIQVGPSVIIAVLSLFAIASSTSGLNRGIKWLSNYNTLFAIILMLSVFALTLPQDILTTFARLVPEYLVKYPAMATDIGYADPEHKAWLADWLYAFEAAWYGWFIFTGVFIARISRGRTLRQLVLGVMLVPSLFSCLWFTVFGLGGLSTGSADVFALMESLDSHGILSAILALNILLFFVTSADSAGLVCEMLTVQRSRVFWIIAMAALAIVINWLDGDIFKVILTLISVAAIPVAFGIFALVVAFILRLKRTSSSPASTQRSMASDRPDS, encoded by the coding sequence ATGAAAACCCATATTTCCACCTCCGTTGCCACCATCGTCACCGTCATTGCCCTGATTGCCTTTGCGGCGATGGCGCCGGGGCCCTTCCAATCTCTGCTCGATGTCATCAAGACCCACGTCATCGGCAATTTCGGCTTTATCTTCACCTATCCAGCCTTTGCAGCATCCATCGTTTTCATTGTGCTGATGTTTACCCCGCTGGGGCGCCTGCGCTTCGGCCAGGGAAAGCCCGAATTCTCCACGCTTACCTGGCTTGGCATGCTGTTCGCCACTGGAATGGGCATTGGCCTGGTGACCTGGGGAGTGCTGGAGCCGCGCTACCATGTCGAGGCAGGCCACAGCACAGACCAGGCGCTGCTGTATGCTTTCAACCACTGGGGGTTGCTGGCCTGGGCAGGCTATCTGGCCATCGGCGTGATCTTTGCCCATTGCATGTACAACTTGAAGATCGATAAACCTGCCGAAGCACTGTTGGGTGGTGGCTGGTTGAGCAAGCTCAACCTTGTCAGCCTGGTGGTATCGACCGTCATCGGCTTGTCACTGACGTTCACCTATGCCGCAGAGCCGCTGCAGCAAAGCCTGCAGCAGTTCTTCGGTATTCAGGTCGGGCCAAGTGTGATCATCGCCGTACTATCGTTGTTTGCGATTGCTTCCAGCACTTCCGGGCTCAACCGCGGCATCAAATGGTTGAGCAACTACAACACCCTGTTTGCCATCATCTTGATGCTCAGTGTGTTCGCATTGACGCTGCCGCAGGACATCCTCACCACCTTTGCCCGACTGGTACCGGAGTACCTGGTAAAATACCCGGCCATGGCAACGGATATCGGCTATGCCGACCCCGAGCACAAGGCCTGGCTGGCTGACTGGTTGTATGCCTTCGAGGCTGCCTGGTATGGCTGGTTCATCTTTACCGGCGTCTTCATCGCCCGCATTTCGCGTGGGCGAACACTGCGTCAGCTGGTTCTCGGTGTCATGCTGGTTCCCAGCCTGTTTTCGTGTCTCTGGTTCACCGTCTTCGGGCTCGGGGGGCTGAGCACGGGATCCGCCGATGTCTTCGCACTGATGGAAAGCCTCGACAGTCACGGCATCCTGTCTGCGATCCTGGCACTCAATATCCTGTTGTTCTTCGTGACCAGCGCCGATTCTGCCGGTCTTGTCTGCGAGATGCTGACCGTGCAGCGCTCTCGTGTCTTCTGGATCATCGCCATGGCGGCCCTGGCGATCGTCATCAATTGGCTCGATGGCGACATCTTCAAGGTCATTCTGACCCTGATTTCAGTCGCAGCGATTCCGGTTGCCTTCGGCATCTTCGCTCTGGTGGTGGCTTTCATCCTGCGCCTGAAGCGTACTTCATCAAGCCCTGCCAGCACACAGCGCAGCATGGCAAGCGATCGTCCAGACAGCTGA
- a CDS encoding alpha/beta hydrolase fold domain-containing protein, translating to MDIDSSDIEAWGIEAWNIDTFARRFQSGLDVVSTLPLGAARDYYDTLCASFAAPLPANVQLHDDRINGCPVRHLRPEVGDKDGDRGRVVYVHGGGFCLGSVNSHQGIAAGLACELQREVVSIGYRKMPEARYDQAIADCRNVIHSLKPVAVVGDSAGARLIIDTLSSLTLPQLEVTPVVGLIYPLVGTPHLDSLGDDAPLLSRADVMQAWSLIRAHAPPDNTHQVPAPRMEVLAVEHDPLTRPLERAVQGWRDSGADIGYRCAANMLHGALHAREQLPEMKIAWQRFCVALDDRLAQTPCATRS from the coding sequence ATGGACATTGATAGCTCGGACATCGAGGCTTGGGGTATTGAGGCCTGGAATATTGACACCTTCGCCAGACGTTTCCAGTCAGGACTCGATGTTGTCTCCACATTGCCACTCGGTGCAGCCAGAGACTACTACGACACCTTGTGTGCCAGCTTCGCTGCGCCGCTGCCGGCCAACGTGCAGCTACATGATGACCGCATCAATGGCTGTCCTGTACGTCACCTGCGCCCGGAAGTTGGCGACAAAGATGGCGACAGGGGCAGGGTAGTCTACGTGCATGGCGGAGGCTTCTGTCTCGGTTCCGTGAACAGCCACCAGGGTATTGCGGCAGGGTTGGCCTGCGAACTGCAACGTGAAGTCGTCAGCATTGGCTACCGCAAGATGCCCGAAGCCCGATATGACCAGGCTATTGCCGATTGCCGCAACGTGATTCACAGCCTGAAGCCTGTTGCCGTGGTAGGGGATAGCGCCGGTGCCCGGCTGATCATCGATACGTTGTCCAGCCTGACGTTGCCCCAGTTGGAGGTCACGCCGGTCGTCGGCCTGATCTATCCCCTGGTGGGAACACCTCATCTCGATAGCCTGGGTGACGATGCACCCTTGCTCAGCCGTGCCGATGTCATGCAGGCCTGGTCTCTGATTCGTGCTCATGCTCCTCCCGATAACACCCATCAGGTTCCAGCACCTCGCATGGAGGTGCTGGCTGTCGAGCACGACCCACTGACTCGGCCCCTTGAGCGAGCGGTCCAGGGGTGGCGAGACAGCGGAGCCGACATCGGTTATCGCTGTGCTGCCAACATGCTGCATGGCGCTTTGCATGCGCGTGAACAGCTACCCGAGATGAAGATCGCCTGGCAACGATTCTGCGTTGCCCTGGATGACCGCCTTGCCCAGACACCTTGTGCAACTCGGTCTTGA